Proteins encoded in a region of the Streptomyces violaceoruber genome:
- a CDS encoding benzaldehyde dehydrogenase, translated as MTLLDSAVWGGKFSSDGWQGSPTEQPVTEPATGDRLGTVGLASAEDVNRAAARAAEAQRTWAATSPQRRAAVLRRAGELFTEHAAEIEDWLVREAGSVRSKAAFEAGLAIGECFECAGLPTHPQGEVLTSEDARWSLARRRPAGVVSVIAPFNFPLILGLRSVAPALALGNSVLLKPDPRTAVSGGVVIARIFEEAGLPAGVLHLLPGDGSVGRAVVEAPEVRVISFTGSTPVGRAIGEQAGRLLKRAHLELGGNNALVVLPGADVAKAASAGAFGSYLHQGQICMTTGRHIVHESLVEEYTAALAAKAEALPVGDPAREDVALGPIIDRRQLERVHGIVTDSVAAGAKVAAGGEIDGAGYRATVLTGLTTDMPAWREEIFGPVAPVISFATAEEAARIVNDCEYGLSVGILGDVGTAMKLADRIDSGKVHINEQTVSDEPNAPFGGVKASGTGSRFGGAAANVEAFTETQWLTVRPDIADYPF; from the coding sequence ATGACACTCCTGGACAGCGCCGTCTGGGGCGGGAAGTTCTCCAGCGACGGCTGGCAGGGCTCCCCCACCGAGCAGCCGGTGACCGAGCCCGCCACCGGCGACCGGCTCGGCACGGTGGGCCTGGCCTCGGCCGAGGACGTGAACCGCGCCGCCGCCCGGGCCGCCGAGGCGCAGCGCACATGGGCGGCGACCTCGCCGCAGCGGCGGGCGGCCGTGCTGCGCCGTGCGGGTGAGCTGTTCACCGAGCACGCCGCCGAGATCGAGGACTGGCTGGTGCGCGAGGCCGGCTCGGTGCGGTCCAAGGCGGCCTTCGAGGCGGGGCTGGCGATCGGCGAGTGCTTCGAGTGCGCGGGGCTGCCGACCCATCCCCAGGGCGAGGTGCTCACCTCGGAGGACGCCCGCTGGTCGCTCGCCCGGCGCCGCCCCGCCGGCGTCGTCAGCGTGATCGCGCCCTTCAACTTCCCGCTCATCCTCGGCCTGCGTTCGGTGGCTCCCGCGCTGGCGCTCGGCAACTCCGTGCTGCTGAAGCCGGACCCGCGCACCGCGGTGAGCGGCGGTGTCGTCATCGCCCGGATCTTCGAGGAGGCGGGGCTTCCGGCCGGTGTCCTGCACCTGCTGCCGGGCGACGGGTCGGTCGGCCGGGCGGTCGTGGAGGCGCCCGAGGTGCGGGTGATCTCGTTCACCGGTTCCACTCCGGTCGGGCGGGCCATCGGCGAGCAGGCCGGGCGGCTGCTGAAGCGGGCGCACCTGGAGCTGGGCGGCAACAACGCGCTGGTCGTGCTGCCCGGCGCGGACGTGGCGAAGGCGGCGTCGGCGGGCGCGTTCGGCTCGTATCTGCACCAGGGGCAGATCTGCATGACGACCGGCCGGCACATCGTGCACGAGTCGCTGGTGGAGGAGTACACCGCCGCGCTCGCCGCCAAGGCCGAAGCGCTGCCGGTGGGCGACCCGGCGCGGGAGGACGTGGCGCTGGGGCCGATCATCGACCGGCGGCAGCTGGAGCGGGTGCACGGCATCGTCACCGACAGCGTCGCGGCGGGCGCGAAGGTCGCCGCGGGCGGCGAGATCGACGGCGCCGGCTACCGCGCCACCGTCCTGACCGGCCTGACGACGGACATGCCGGCCTGGCGCGAGGAGATCTTCGGCCCGGTCGCGCCCGTCATCTCCTTCGCCACCGCGGAGGAGGCCGCACGGATCGTCAACGACTGCGAGTACGGGCTCTCCGTCGGCATCCTCGGCGACGTCGGTACGGCGATGAAGCTCGCCGACCGGATCGACTCCGGCAAGGTGCACATCAACGAGCAGACGGTCAGCGACGAGCCCAACGCCCCCTTCGGCGGGGTCAAGGCCTCCGGCACCGGCTCCCGCTTCGGCGGCGCCGCGGCCAACGTCGAGGCGTTCACCGAGACCCAGTGGCTCACGGTCCGCCCCGACATCGCCGACTACCCGTTCTGA
- a CDS encoding MFS transporter, which yields MASTTTSGTPAQTGRAVGGTWTVILCWITVLLEGYDLVVLGAIIPTLLKTHHLGMTAGDATTIATLSLVGVAIGAVCVGPLADRLGRRRLLIGSVVLFSVLTVVVPLANSVAMFAALRLLAGLGLGACMPVSLTMMAEHMPASRRARASTLTMTGYHTGAVITSLLALQVTDNWEILFYLLGVVGLVIAAIQWFKLPESAAFERARRDGAQRVPFTELLKPAYLRAGIGIWVASFMGLLLVYGLNTWLPKLMNDAGYPVPTAVTQLLVLNIGGVVGLVLGGYVADRRGIKGTTMVWFAVSVLMLGCLSVKMASDLLLNVVVFFTGVFVFSAMVLVYAYVTHFYPASVRGTALGSASGIGRIGSIVGPSITGALVASGVGHPWGFYFFAAVAVLGFLAVLTLPRGGAEPAGAAAAAPPAAPAG from the coding sequence ATGGCTTCCACCACCACGTCCGGCACGCCCGCGCAGACCGGCCGCGCCGTCGGCGGCACCTGGACGGTGATCCTGTGCTGGATCACCGTCCTGCTGGAGGGCTACGACCTCGTCGTCCTCGGCGCCATCATCCCCACCCTGCTCAAGACCCACCACCTCGGCATGACCGCGGGCGACGCGACCACCATCGCCACGCTCTCGCTGGTGGGCGTCGCCATCGGCGCGGTGTGCGTCGGTCCGCTGGCCGACCGGCTGGGCCGGCGTCGCCTGCTCATCGGTTCGGTCGTGCTCTTCTCGGTCCTCACCGTCGTGGTGCCGCTGGCGAACTCCGTCGCGATGTTCGCCGCGCTGCGGCTCCTCGCCGGTCTGGGTCTGGGCGCCTGCATGCCGGTCTCGCTCACGATGATGGCCGAGCACATGCCGGCCAGTCGCCGGGCGCGGGCCAGCACCCTGACGATGACCGGCTACCACACCGGTGCGGTGATCACCTCGTTGCTGGCCCTCCAGGTGACCGACAACTGGGAGATCCTCTTCTATCTGCTCGGCGTCGTCGGCCTGGTGATCGCCGCGATCCAGTGGTTCAAGCTGCCGGAGTCGGCGGCCTTCGAGCGGGCCAGGCGGGACGGAGCGCAGCGGGTGCCGTTCACCGAGCTGCTCAAGCCGGCCTACCTGCGCGCGGGCATCGGCATCTGGGTCGCCTCGTTCATGGGCCTGCTGCTGGTCTACGGCCTCAACACCTGGCTGCCCAAGCTGATGAACGACGCGGGCTACCCCGTGCCGACGGCCGTGACCCAGCTCCTGGTGCTCAACATCGGCGGCGTCGTCGGCCTGGTCCTGGGCGGGTACGTCGCCGACCGGCGGGGCATCAAGGGCACCACCATGGTCTGGTTCGCCGTCTCGGTGCTCATGCTGGGGTGCCTGAGCGTCAAGATGGCGAGTGACCTGCTGCTCAACGTCGTGGTCTTCTTCACCGGCGTGTTCGTCTTCTCGGCCATGGTGCTCGTCTACGCGTACGTGACGCACTTCTATCCGGCGTCCGTGCGCGGCACCGCGCTCGGCTCGGCGTCCGGAATCGGCCGGATCGGCTCGATCGTCGGCCCGTCGATCACCGGCGCGCTGGTCGCGTCGGGGGTCGGGCACCCGTGGGGCTTCTACTTCTTCGCCGCGGTGGCGGTCCTCGGCTTCCTGGCCGTACTGACGCTGCCGCGCGGCGGGGCCGAGCCGGCCGGGGCCGCGGCTGCCGCGCCGCCCGCCGCGCCGGCCGGGTGA
- a CDS encoding PepSY domain-containing protein codes for MSSARRLPPLRSLAVVGALGASALLLTACTNADTTRSSVAEAAQTESPSPTGTDTQSPSPTGSPSMNEDQTERKDLVSAMKVTWDKAADTAVKEVPEGKLVDLELKRVKADATASPTGSPTGTASPSMPNPAPSEGAPEWEAKVAQSDGTLHRIDIDAVNGKVFRTMVDPDQDPDDKTQVTEWLDKAKQTPEQAVKAATAKAKGTVTHVELGDNDDQQVVWGVDVVDKSNWNKTTVTVDAANGKVLGQKVDKD; via the coding sequence ATGAGCTCTGCACGACGACTTCCCCCCTTGCGTTCGCTGGCCGTGGTCGGTGCCCTGGGCGCCTCCGCCCTGCTGCTGACGGCCTGCACCAACGCCGATACGACCCGTTCCAGCGTCGCGGAGGCGGCTCAGACCGAGTCCCCCTCCCCGACCGGCACCGATACCCAGTCCCCGTCCCCCACCGGCTCTCCCTCGATGAACGAGGACCAGACCGAGCGCAAGGACCTCGTCTCCGCGATGAAGGTCACCTGGGACAAGGCCGCCGACACCGCCGTGAAGGAGGTCCCCGAGGGCAAGCTCGTGGACCTCGAACTCAAGCGCGTGAAGGCCGACGCCACCGCGTCGCCGACCGGCTCCCCGACCGGTACGGCGAGCCCCAGCATGCCGAACCCCGCACCCAGCGAGGGCGCCCCGGAGTGGGAGGCCAAGGTCGCCCAGTCCGACGGCACCCTGCACCGCATCGACATCGACGCGGTGAACGGCAAGGTCTTCCGCACCATGGTCGACCCGGACCAGGACCCCGACGACAAGACCCAGGTCACCGAGTGGCTGGACAAGGCCAAGCAGACGCCGGAGCAGGCGGTCAAGGCGGCCACCGCCAAGGCCAAGGGCACCGTCACCCACGTCGAACTCGGCGACAACGACGACCAGCAGGTCGTCTGGGGCGTCGACGTGGTCGACAAGAGCAACTGGAACAAGACCACCGTCACCGTCGACGCGGCCAACGGCAAGGTGCTGGGCCAGAAGGTCGACAAGGACTGA
- a CDS encoding LysR family transcriptional regulator, protein MELEVRHLRALCAIADAGSLHRAARRLGVAQPTLSTQLTRIEQALGGPLFTRERTGCRPTPLGRTVLGRARPLLTDMNTLVREARAAAAGGDSRLRVGSTASRALAGWLRRLRRPGLEPTLQMDVSANALLRRVTDGQLDVAFVHEVEGCALHIPEDLRLRVLVEREPQFVMLPADHPAAARPVVRLADLADDRWMVDPTVDGEWDGVHRMLRAVGLNPRVLHGDYHTAASLVATGEVVTVCQPSSQSRPDTAVRRLYGDPLGVRLLLAARTRAELDAVFPALEDAYWEAARQSTAYREWLEGGGIRTLPRCPVAATGGGRVEFVRAR, encoded by the coding sequence ATGGAGCTCGAGGTGAGGCACCTACGCGCACTGTGCGCCATCGCCGACGCCGGCAGCCTGCACCGGGCGGCACGCCGACTGGGTGTCGCACAGCCCACGTTGAGCACTCAGTTGACCCGCATCGAACAGGCCCTGGGCGGACCGCTGTTCACCCGGGAGCGCACCGGCTGCCGCCCCACCCCGCTCGGCCGGACGGTGCTCGGCCGGGCCCGTCCGCTGCTGACCGACATGAACACCCTGGTCCGTGAGGCCCGCGCCGCCGCGGCCGGCGGCGACAGCAGGCTGCGGGTCGGCTCCACGGCCAGCCGGGCCCTGGCCGGCTGGCTGCGCCGGCTCAGACGGCCGGGCCTGGAACCGACCCTGCAGATGGACGTCTCCGCCAACGCGCTGCTGCGCCGGGTGACCGACGGGCAGCTCGACGTCGCCTTCGTGCACGAGGTCGAGGGCTGTGCGCTGCACATCCCCGAGGACCTGCGGCTGCGCGTCCTGGTCGAGCGCGAACCGCAGTTCGTCATGCTGCCCGCCGACCACCCCGCGGCCGCCCGGCCCGTCGTCCGCCTCGCCGACCTCGCCGACGACCGGTGGATGGTCGACCCCACCGTCGACGGCGAATGGGACGGCGTGCACCGCATGCTGCGCGCCGTCGGCCTCAACCCCCGGGTGCTGCACGGCGACTACCACACGGCCGCCTCCCTGGTCGCCACCGGCGAGGTCGTCACGGTCTGCCAGCCCAGTTCCCAGTCCCGCCCCGACACGGCGGTGCGGCGCCTGTACGGCGACCCCCTCGGCGTACGCCTGCTGCTGGCCGCCCGCACCCGGGCCGAGCTGGACGCCGTCTTCCCCGCCCTGGAGGACGCGTACTGGGAGGCCGCCCGTCAGTCCACCGCGTACCGGGAGTGGCTGGAAGGGGGCGGGATCCGGACGCTGCCCCGGTGCCCGGTGGCCGCCACGGGAGGCGGCCGGGTGGAGTTCGTGCGGGCGCGCTGA
- the snpA gene encoding snapalysin: protein MRITLPLLSTAVGLGLTAAVLGTGPAATAAAPQEPVRAAQLGYQPSAGSGEDAAANRAFFEAVVKSVAEKRAANPSAAAAVTVYYSATNAPSFRSQISRSAQIWNSSVSNVRLAESSSGADFAYYEGNDSRGSYASTDGHGSGYIFLDYRQNQQYDSTRVTAHETGHVLGLPDHYSGPCSELMSGGGPGPSCTNPYPNSTERSRVNQLWAYGFQAALDKALEKASQR from the coding sequence ATGCGTATCACCCTGCCCCTTCTTTCCACCGCGGTCGGTCTCGGCCTGACGGCCGCCGTGCTCGGCACCGGCCCCGCCGCGACGGCCGCGGCGCCCCAGGAGCCGGTCAGAGCCGCCCAGCTCGGCTACCAGCCCTCGGCCGGCTCGGGCGAGGACGCGGCCGCCAACCGCGCGTTCTTCGAGGCGGTCGTCAAGTCCGTCGCCGAGAAGCGCGCCGCCAACCCGTCCGCCGCCGCGGCCGTCACCGTCTACTACAGCGCCACCAACGCGCCGAGCTTCCGTTCCCAGATATCCCGCTCCGCCCAGATCTGGAACAGCTCGGTGTCCAACGTACGGCTCGCGGAGTCGAGTTCCGGCGCGGACTTCGCGTACTACGAGGGCAACGACTCGCGCGGCTCGTACGCGTCCACGGACGGGCACGGCAGCGGCTACATCTTCCTCGACTACCGCCAGAACCAGCAGTACGACTCGACCCGCGTGACCGCCCACGAGACCGGGCACGTGCTCGGCCTGCCCGACCACTACTCCGGGCCGTGCAGCGAGCTGATGTCGGGCGGCGGCCCCGGCCCGTCCTGCACCAACCCCTACCCGAACTCCACCGAGCGCAGCCGGGTGAACCAGCTGTGGGCCTACGGCTTCCAGGCCGCCCTCGACAAGGCGCTGGAGAAGGCCTCCCAGCGCTGA
- a CDS encoding adenosylcobinamide amidohydrolase: MPALLPPPRTGADRLLDPDDLIRVEDGERLHALLWRPGPGWRMVSSAVLGGGTGERAWVLNAQVAHGYRRTDPARHLDELARAAGARGPGVGLMTAADVSAHGRARDGGAEAVATAGISVRGWAAAPQEGTAGAGQPGTINIVAALPVALSDAALVNAVMTATEAKVQALLDAGLDCSGTPTDAVCVAARAPVGEAEVHAFAGPRSEWGARLARAVHRAVGAALPTGP; the protein is encoded by the coding sequence GTGCCCGCCCTCCTGCCGCCGCCCCGCACCGGGGCCGACCGTCTGCTGGACCCGGACGACCTGATCCGGGTGGAGGACGGCGAACGGCTGCACGCCCTGCTGTGGCGCCCGGGACCGGGCTGGCGGATGGTCAGCAGCGCCGTGCTGGGCGGCGGGACCGGGGAGCGCGCCTGGGTGCTCAACGCCCAGGTCGCCCACGGCTACCGGCGCACCGACCCCGCACGGCACCTGGACGAGCTGGCCCGGGCCGCCGGGGCCCGGGGGCCGGGCGTGGGCCTGATGACGGCCGCCGACGTGTCCGCCCACGGCCGGGCGCGGGACGGCGGGGCCGAGGCCGTGGCGACCGCCGGCATCTCGGTGCGGGGCTGGGCGGCCGCACCTCAGGAGGGCACCGCCGGGGCCGGGCAGCCCGGAACGATCAACATCGTCGCCGCGCTGCCGGTCGCACTCAGCGACGCCGCCCTGGTCAACGCGGTGATGACGGCGACCGAGGCCAAGGTCCAGGCACTGCTGGACGCCGGTCTCGACTGCTCCGGCACCCCCACCGACGCGGTGTGCGTCGCCGCCCGGGCCCCGGTCGGCGAGGCCGAGGTGCACGCCTTCGCGGGACCCAGGTCCGAGTGGGGCGCCCGGCTCGCGCGGGCCGTCCACCGGGCCGTGGGTGCCGCGCTGCCCACGGGCCCGTGA
- a CDS encoding globin domain-containing protein: MLSEQSVPVVRATLPAVGAAIGDIAALFYRKLFDAHPELLRDLFNRGNQANGEQQRALAGSVAAFAGLLLENPDERADVLLSRISHKHASLGITPDQYTIVHRHLMAAVVDVLGDAVTPEVARAWDEVYWLMANALIALEARLYTEKGVAEGDVWRTMEIVDRVEESADAVSLVLGSADGRPVVPFRPGQYVSVQVELADGARQIRQYSLSAAPGRSDWRITVKRVRGDGQPDGEVSSWLYANARKGDALNVSLPAGDLALAEHDGPLLLVSAGIGVTPMLSMLDHLAAAGATRPVTVVHADRTPDHHAHRQEQLDLIRTLPGARLHLWYEEPGDRAPEASTGRADLTGLDLPADLTVYLCGPVPFMRAVRGDLLRRGVPAEAIHYEVFGPDLWLGQQ; the protein is encoded by the coding sequence GTGCTCTCCGAACAGTCCGTTCCCGTGGTCCGAGCCACCCTCCCCGCCGTCGGAGCGGCCATCGGTGACATCGCCGCCCTGTTCTACCGCAAGCTCTTCGACGCCCACCCGGAGCTGCTGCGGGACCTGTTCAACCGGGGGAACCAGGCCAACGGCGAGCAGCAGCGGGCCCTGGCGGGCTCGGTCGCCGCGTTCGCCGGCCTGCTGCTGGAGAACCCGGACGAGCGCGCCGACGTGCTGCTCTCCCGTATCTCGCACAAGCACGCCTCGCTCGGCATCACCCCCGACCAGTACACGATCGTCCACCGCCACCTGATGGCCGCCGTCGTCGACGTGCTCGGCGACGCCGTCACTCCCGAGGTGGCCCGGGCCTGGGACGAGGTCTACTGGCTGATGGCCAACGCGCTCATCGCCCTGGAGGCCCGCCTCTACACCGAGAAGGGCGTCGCGGAGGGAGACGTCTGGCGCACCATGGAGATCGTCGACCGGGTCGAGGAGAGCGCCGACGCGGTCTCCCTCGTCCTGGGGTCGGCCGACGGCCGTCCCGTCGTGCCGTTCCGGCCGGGTCAGTACGTCAGCGTCCAGGTCGAACTGGCCGACGGCGCCCGGCAGATCCGCCAGTACAGCCTGTCCGCCGCGCCCGGCCGGTCCGACTGGCGCATCACCGTCAAGCGCGTCCGGGGCGACGGGCAGCCGGACGGCGAGGTCTCCTCCTGGCTGTACGCGAACGCCCGCAAGGGCGACGCGCTCAACGTGTCGCTGCCGGCCGGGGACCTGGCCCTGGCCGAGCACGACGGCCCACTGCTGCTGGTCTCCGCCGGTATCGGCGTCACACCGATGCTCTCGATGCTCGACCACCTGGCCGCCGCCGGCGCCACCCGCCCGGTGACCGTGGTGCACGCCGACCGCACCCCCGACCACCACGCCCACCGGCAGGAGCAGCTCGACCTGATACGCACGCTGCCGGGCGCCCGGCTCCACCTGTGGTACGAGGAGCCCGGCGACCGGGCGCCGGAGGCGTCCACCGGCCGCGCCGACCTGACCGGCCTCGACCTGCCCGCGGACCTCACGGTCTACCTCTGCGGTCCGGTGCCCTTCATGCGCGCGGTCCGCGGCGACCTGCTGCGCCGCGGGGTGCCCGCCGAGGCCATCCACTACGAGGTCTTCGGCCCCGACCTCTGGCTCGGACAGCAGTAG
- the nsrR gene encoding nitric oxide-sensing transcriptional repressor NsrR has translation MRLTKFTDLALRSVMRLAVVRDGDEPLATREVAEVVGVPYTHAAKAITRLQHLGVVEARRGRGGGLTLTDLGRRASVGWLVRELEGEAEVVDCEGDNPCPLRGACRLRRALRDAQEAFYAALDPLTVTDLVAAPTGPVLLGLTDRPSG, from the coding sequence GTGCGGTTGACGAAGTTCACCGACCTGGCGCTGCGTTCGGTCATGCGCCTGGCGGTCGTGAGAGACGGTGACGAACCACTGGCCACCCGAGAGGTGGCCGAGGTCGTGGGGGTGCCGTACACGCACGCGGCGAAGGCCATCACCCGCCTGCAGCACCTGGGTGTGGTGGAGGCGCGACGCGGTCGCGGCGGCGGGTTGACGCTGACCGACCTGGGCCGGCGCGCCTCCGTGGGCTGGCTGGTGCGTGAACTCGAGGGCGAGGCCGAGGTGGTCGACTGCGAGGGCGACAACCCCTGCCCGCTGCGCGGGGCCTGCCGGCTGCGGCGTGCGCTGCGCGACGCCCAGGAGGCGTTCTACGCGGCACTCGACCCGCTGACCGTGACCGACCTGGTGGCCGCACCGACCGGCCCGGTTCTGCTCGGCCTGACGGACCGCCCCTCGGGATGA
- a CDS encoding MFS transporter, whose amino-acid sequence MSAPRGKAASQAASPFRQPKAVWAVAFACVISFMGIGLVDPILPALAESLDATPSQVSLLFSSYLIVTAVAMLVVGWVSSRIGAKRTLVTGLAVIVVFAALAGATGSINGIVGFRAGWGLGNALFIATSLAVIVASASGGFSGAIILYETALGLGIAVGPLLGGELGGISWRGPFFGVAALMAVALIATLAFVPDLPRPEKVTSPLAPLKALRHRGLLTMGIMALLYNWGFFTMLGYAPYPMELDAHELGLVFTGWGLLVAAFSVFFAPRLQARYGTAPVLYANLLGLAVVMAVIAAGVTDPTTVIVAVVVSGAFIGINNTLTTQAVMLVSPVERPVASSAYGFLRFIGGGLAPYVAGKLADATDLSVPFYLGAATFLLAVPVLASGHRLLRRAETDTGEGEPLTPALTPVGSPAATDAPPVVVAVGAHREAAAVVDAAARLARDTASPLEVVHVRRTAVVEEQAADTETDEQAKAAVTAHLDRLGGMGVTATGQILTGVGDHAAAGRALARHAAEVGARTVAVGRSPRGPLAQFADGSFTSALTHAATCTVVLVDPNAEPRPLTPRSLTELRAEAR is encoded by the coding sequence ATGAGTGCACCCCGTGGAAAGGCCGCCAGTCAGGCCGCCAGTCCCTTCCGGCAACCGAAGGCCGTCTGGGCGGTCGCCTTCGCCTGCGTCATCTCGTTCATGGGCATCGGCCTGGTCGACCCGATCCTGCCGGCGCTGGCCGAGAGCCTGGACGCCACCCCCAGCCAGGTCTCCCTGCTGTTCAGCAGCTACCTGATCGTCACCGCCGTCGCCATGCTCGTCGTCGGCTGGGTCTCCAGCCGCATCGGCGCCAAGCGCACCCTGGTCACCGGCCTCGCCGTCATCGTCGTCTTCGCCGCCCTGGCGGGCGCCACCGGCTCCATCAACGGCATCGTCGGCTTCCGGGCCGGCTGGGGACTGGGCAACGCCCTGTTCATCGCCACCTCCCTCGCGGTCATCGTGGCCTCGGCCAGCGGCGGCTTCAGCGGCGCGATCATCCTCTACGAGACCGCCCTGGGGCTCGGTATCGCCGTCGGTCCCCTGCTCGGCGGCGAACTGGGCGGCATCAGCTGGCGCGGCCCCTTCTTCGGCGTCGCCGCCCTGATGGCCGTCGCCCTGATCGCCACTCTCGCCTTCGTCCCCGACCTGCCCAGGCCCGAGAAGGTCACCTCACCGCTCGCCCCGCTGAAGGCCCTGCGCCACCGCGGCCTGCTCACCATGGGCATCATGGCCCTGCTGTACAACTGGGGCTTCTTCACCATGCTCGGCTACGCGCCGTACCCGATGGAGCTGGACGCCCACGAACTCGGCCTGGTCTTCACCGGCTGGGGACTGCTGGTCGCCGCCTTCAGCGTCTTCTTCGCCCCCCGCCTGCAGGCCCGCTACGGCACCGCGCCCGTCCTCTACGCCAACCTGCTCGGCCTCGCCGTCGTCATGGCCGTCATAGCCGCCGGCGTCACCGACCCCACCACCGTGATCGTCGCGGTCGTCGTCAGCGGCGCCTTCATCGGGATCAACAACACCCTCACCACGCAGGCCGTCATGCTCGTCTCGCCGGTGGAGCGCCCCGTGGCCTCCTCCGCGTACGGCTTCCTGCGCTTCATCGGCGGCGGGCTGGCCCCCTACGTCGCCGGCAAGCTCGCCGACGCCACCGATCTGAGCGTCCCCTTCTACCTCGGCGCCGCCACCTTCCTGCTCGCCGTCCCCGTCCTGGCCAGCGGCCACCGGCTGCTGCGCCGGGCCGAGACGGACACCGGCGAGGGCGAGCCCCTGACCCCGGCGCTCACCCCCGTCGGGTCCCCGGCGGCGACCGACGCGCCCCCCGTGGTCGTGGCCGTCGGAGCCCACCGCGAGGCGGCCGCCGTCGTGGACGCCGCGGCCCGCCTCGCCCGTGACACCGCGAGCCCGCTCGAGGTCGTCCACGTACGGCGGACCGCCGTCGTCGAGGAACAGGCCGCCGACACCGAGACCGACGAGCAGGCGAAGGCGGCCGTCACCGCGCACCTCGACCGGCTCGGAGGCATGGGGGTGACCGCCACCGGCCAGATCCTCACCGGCGTCGGCGACCATGCCGCCGCGGGCCGCGCCCTGGCCCGGCACGCCGCCGAGGTGGGGGCCCGCACGGTCGCGGTCGGCCGCTCCCCGCGCGGCCCGCTGGCCCAGTTCGCCGACGGCAGCTTCACCAGCGCCCTCACCCACGCGGCCACCTGCACCGTCGTACTCGTCGACCCCAACGCCGAGCCGCGCCCCCTGACGCCGCGGTCCCTCACGGAGCTGCGTGCCGAGGCACGGTGA
- a CDS encoding MarR family winged helix-turn-helix transcriptional regulator → MDTSPEGPDDLIVAVEQMIRYVRQSARTGGLSTAAASTLARLSREGPQRLTELARAEGVSQPNMTQLVTRLERAGLARRTADASDGRGVLVAVTSTGAEVLDRRRAERARALRQLMEDMTGPERQATTTALLALARVIDNRQDTSEEGRA, encoded by the coding sequence ATGGACACGTCCCCGGAGGGCCCGGACGACCTGATCGTCGCCGTGGAGCAGATGATCCGCTACGTGCGGCAGAGCGCCCGGACCGGCGGTCTGAGCACCGCGGCCGCCTCGACGTTGGCCAGGCTGAGCCGCGAGGGCCCCCAGCGGCTGACCGAACTGGCCAGGGCCGAGGGCGTCTCCCAGCCGAACATGACCCAGCTCGTCACCCGCCTGGAGCGCGCGGGCCTGGCCCGGCGCACCGCCGACGCGAGCGACGGCCGTGGCGTGCTGGTGGCGGTGACGTCCACCGGCGCCGAGGTCCTGGACCGGCGCCGGGCCGAGCGCGCCCGGGCCCTGCGGCAGCTCATGGAGGACATGACCGGGCCGGAGCGGCAGGCCACCACCACCGCGCTCCTGGCCCTGGCCCGGGTCATCGACAACCGTCAGGACACCTCGGAGGAAGGCCGCGCATGA
- a CDS encoding GAF and ANTAR domain-containing protein — translation MDDWRRFAQQMASLARDLLSQESLHDTLDRITASATELVEDCDAAGILILRGTKVQSLAPTEQVVIDSDALQGRVGEGPCFDAARSGTGERQFRIADFTDEAQRWPKYVPEARKLNLGSMMGFLLFTEDEDLGALNMYSYRPGAFTEADETAGWLLASHAAVAFSSARTHAQMQEAIGTRHTIGEAMGILMGRHRMSEDQAFAALRRYSQDHNVKLRNVAAQVCERGGLPEPTDKR, via the coding sequence ATGGACGACTGGCGCCGCTTCGCGCAGCAGATGGCCTCACTGGCCCGCGATCTGCTGTCCCAGGAATCTCTGCACGACACACTGGACCGGATCACCGCCTCGGCCACGGAACTGGTGGAGGACTGCGACGCCGCCGGCATCCTCATCCTGCGGGGCACCAAGGTGCAGTCCCTGGCCCCCACCGAACAGGTGGTGATCGACAGCGACGCACTGCAGGGGCGCGTCGGAGAGGGCCCGTGCTTCGACGCCGCTCGCAGCGGCACGGGGGAACGCCAGTTCCGGATCGCCGACTTCACCGACGAGGCGCAGCGCTGGCCCAAGTACGTCCCCGAGGCACGCAAGCTGAACCTCGGCAGCATGATGGGCTTCCTGCTGTTCACCGAGGACGAGGACCTCGGCGCGCTGAACATGTACTCCTACCGCCCCGGCGCGTTCACCGAGGCCGACGAGACGGCCGGCTGGCTGCTGGCCTCCCACGCGGCGGTCGCCTTCTCCAGCGCCCGGACCCACGCCCAGATGCAGGAGGCCATCGGCACCCGGCACACCATCGGGGAAGCGATGGGCATCCTCATGGGCAGGCACCGCATGTCCGAGGACCAGGCCTTCGCGGCCCTGCGCCGGTACTCGCAGGACCACAACGTCAAACTGCGGAACGTGGCGGCACAGGTCTGCGAACGGGGCGGCCTGCCCGAGCCAACGGACAAAAGATGA